A window of the Lactuca sativa cultivar Salinas chromosome 5, Lsat_Salinas_v11, whole genome shotgun sequence genome harbors these coding sequences:
- the LOC111880515 gene encoding phosphopantothenoylcysteine decarboxylase: MASGEGLDVMQVNNGSRRPRILLAASGSVAAIKFGNLCSCFSDWADVKAVATQAALHFIDRASLPKDVILYTDEHEWSSWSKIGDTVLHIELRRWADIMVIAPLSANTLGKIAGGLCDNLLTSIVRAWDYEKPIFVAPAMNTFMWTNPFTERHLMTVDELGITLIPPISKRLACGDYGTGAMAEPSLIFSTVRLFLESQPNSSTNH; this comes from the exons ATGGCATCTGGTGAAGGTTTAGATGTAATGCAAGTGAATAATGGTTCTAGAAGACCCCGGATTCTTCTAGCAGCAAGTGGAAGTGTAGCTGCCATAAAGTTTGGAAACCTCTGCAGCTGTTTCTCTGATTGGGCGGATGTAAAAGCTGTTGCCACACAAGCAGCTTTACATTTCATTGACAGAGCATCTCTTCCAAAGGATGTCATCCTCTACACCGATGAACACGAATGGTCATCCTGGTCAAAGATTGGAGATACTGTGCTTCACATAGAGCTTCGTCGATGGGCTGATATTATGGTAATTGCTCCCCTGTCAGCCAATACCCTTGGCAAG ATTGCTGGTGGGCTGTGTGACAACTTGCTGACAAGTATTGTTCGAGCATGGGATTATGAGAAGCCGATATTTGTGGCTCCAGCAATGAACACTTTTATGTGGACAAATCCTTTTACAGAAAGGCATCTTATGACAGTGGATGAACTTGGAATTACGCTTATACCCCCCATCTCTAAACGGCTTGCTTGTGGGGACTATGGCACTGGTGCAATGGCCGAACCTTCTCTCATCTTCTCAACTGTAC
- the LOC111880504 gene encoding putative ripening-related protein 1 yields MPSTYKYRKKVSRVTILILFSISITLFISCVDGQSCKASGKLRGKKPPHGTCVNDPDCCKEGKFYTTYKCSPVVTKHTTATLTINSFQKGGDGGGPSACDGKYHSDNTLIVALSTGWYNNRKRCSKFINIHYNGKSVKAKVVDECDSTVGCDAEHGYQPPCPNNIVDASKAVWKALGVPKSDWGEAKVTWSDA; encoded by the coding sequence ATGCCATCAACATACAAATATAGAAAGAAGGTATCAAGAGTTACGATTCTCATTCTCTTTTCAATATCCATTACCTTGTTTATATCTTGCGTTGATGGTCAGTCTTGCAAGGCGAGTGGAAAGTTGAGAGGTAAAAAACCCCCTCATGGGACATGTGTGAACGATCCAGATTGTTGCAAAGAAGGCAAGTTTTACACCACGTACAAATGCTCACCCGTTGTCACTAAACATACAACAGCCACACTAACGATAAACAGTTTTCAAAAAGGAGGGGATGGTGGAGGACCATCTGCATGTGATGGTAAGTATCACTCAGATAATACACTAATTGTTGCATTGTCCACTGGGTGGTATAACAACAGAAAAAGGTGTTCTAAGTTTATCAATATACACTATAATGGTAAGAGTGTAAAGGCTAAGGTGGTCGATGAGTGTGACTCCACTGTAGGGTGTGATGCTGAGCATGGATACCAACCACCATGTCCTAATAACATCGTGGATGCGTCTAAAGCTGTTTGGAAGGCCCTCGGGGTGCCTAAGAGTGACTGGGGTGAGGCCAAAGTTACCTGGTCAGATGCTTGA
- the LOC128125872 gene encoding kiwellin-1-like — MKVSRVTILILFSIFITLFISCVDGQSCKASGKLRGKKPPHGTCVNDPDCCKEGKFYTTYKCSPVVTKHTTATLTINSFQKGGDGGGPSACDGKYHSDNTLIVALSTGWYNNRKRCSKFINIHYNGKSVKAKVVDECDSTVGCDAEHGYQPPCPNNIVDASKAVWKALGVPKSDWGEAKVTWSDA, encoded by the coding sequence ATGAAGGTATCAAGAGTTACGATTCTCATTCTCTTTTCAATATTCATTACCTTGTTTATATCTTGCGTTGATGGTCAGTCTTGCAAGGCGAGTGGAAAGTTGAGAGGTAAAAAACCCCCTCATGGGACATGTGTGAATGATCCAGATTGTTGCAAAGAAGGCAAGTTTTACACCACTTACAAATGCTCACCCGTTGTTACTAAACATACAACAGCCACACTAACGATAAACAGTTTTCAAAAAGGAGGGGATGGTGGAGGACCATCTGCATGTGATGGTAAGTATCACTCAGATAATACGCTAATTGTTGCATTGTCCACTGGGTGGTATAACAACAGAAAAAGGTGTTCTAAGTTTATCAATATACACTATAATGGTAAGAGTGTAAAGGCTAAGGTGGTCGATGAGTGTGACTCCACTGTAGGGTGTGATGCTGAGCATGGATACCAACCACCATGTCCTAATAACATCGTGGATGCATCTAAAGCTGTTTGGAAAGCCCTCGGGGTGCCTAAGAGTGACTGGGGTGAGGCCAAAGTTACCTGGTCAGATGCTTGA